One part of the Rutidosis leptorrhynchoides isolate AG116_Rl617_1_P2 chromosome 1, CSIRO_AGI_Rlap_v1, whole genome shotgun sequence genome encodes these proteins:
- the LOC139874548 gene encoding tubulin-folding cofactor D, whose translation MTSIELDDKSKPKLVENEEDDEHDSKELVLQRYFLQEWKLVKSILNDIVSNGRVVDLSSVRKIRSIMDKYQEQGQLLEPYLESIISPLMLIVRSKTIELGVESKELVEIIKPLCIIIYSLVTVCGYKAVIRFFPHQVSDLEPAVSLLEKCHGTTQKTALRQESTGEMETKCVILLWLSILVLVPFDISSVDTSIANTHSVGTNEPPPLVTRILDISKEYLSNAGPMQTIAGLLLSKLLTRPDMLPAFTSFIEWTHEVLSSATEDIIHHFRLLGAVESLAAIFKTGTRKALLDIVPVVWNDTSILIKSTPAARSPLLRKNLVKLTQRAGLTCLPHRPTTWRYVGKHTTLGENISQISSRTDSSSHLSNSGAPNSGHDYLLQEEEMDVPDIIEEIIELLLSGLKDTDTVVRWSAAKGIGRITSRLTYTLAEEVLLSVLELFSPGEGDGSWHGGCLALAELARRGLLLPISLPKVVPVVIKALHYDVRRGPHSVGSHIRDAAAYVCWAFGRAYNHTDMKGILDQLAPHLLIIACYDREVNCRRAAAAAFQENVGRQGNYPHGIDIVNTADYFALSSRVNSYLNVAVIIAQYNGYLHLFMDELVSNKICHWEKGLRELASNALSVLVKYDPEYSANFLLEKLIPCTLASDLCMRHGATLAVGELVLALNTCGYTLPIDKQKAVAGVVPAIEKARLYRGKGGEIMRAAVSRFIECISIVNITLTEKIKRSLLETLNENLRHPNGQIQNAANQAFKHFVPIYFAKADDKRTYDITLKYLEQLTDANVAVRRGSALAIGVLPFEFLATRWKMVLEKLCKSCAIEDNPEDRDAEARVNAVKGLLLVCETLTSNTECSGLQPDEYTSLYTTIKTEVMQSLFNALEDYSVDNRGDVGSWVRTAAMNSLENCTYILCKRDKSVGNESSLFDSDIATNLVGGIVKQAVEKMDRLRDIAAKVLQRILYNETVFVPQIPYREKLQKLVPKEGELKWGVPSCSFPRFVKLLQFSCYSKYVLSGLVISIGGLEESLKKVALGALLDYLQAVKVKDATETNARVFSLSNDILWVLQKYKRRDRVIIPTLKTLEILFSKRIFLDMEAQTQVFCTGVMESLAIELKGTKDFSKLYAGIAILGYIASISETINTQAFSHLLSFLSHRYPKIRKACAEQVYLVLIQNGDLVAEENLETALEIVSECCWEGDVEEAKRQRLKLCSIANLDAEQLVMHTKQTSAKALQQKAKADDENESYSSLVGSAGF comes from the exons ATGACGTCAATAGAATTAGATGATAAATCAAAACCTAAATTAGTGGAAAATGAAGAAGACGATGAACACGATTCAAAAGAATTAGTGCTGCAAAGATACTTTCTACAGGAATGGAAGCTCGTCAAGTCTATCCTCAACGACATCGTTTCAAATGGCCGTGTCGTAGATCTCTCTTCCGTACGCAAGATCCGATCAATT ATGGACAAATATCAGGAACAAGGACAACTGTTAGAACCATACCTGGAGAGCATAATATCTCCCCTGATGCTTATTGTTCGTTCTAAGACAATCGAGCTAGGTGTAGAGTCCAAAGAACTTGTTGAAATAATCAAGcctttatgtattattatttattccTTGGTTACAGTTTGTGGGTACAAAGCTGTGATCCGATTCTTTCCTCATCAAGTTTCTGATTTAGAACCAGCTGTATCTCTGTTGGAAAAATGTCATGGCACAACTCAAAAAACAGCATTAAGACAAGAAAGTACAGGAGAAATGGAGACAAAATGTGTGATACTATTGTGGCTATCAATACTTGTCTTGGTTCCTTTTGATATATCTTCAGTGGATACAAGTATTGCAAATACTCATTCTGTTGGTACAAATGAACCACCCCCTTTGGTGACTAGGATATTAGATATTTCAAAAGAGTACCTTTCAAATGCGGGTCCCATGCAAACGATAGCTGGATTGCTTCTTTCAAAGCTTCTAACACGTCCAGATATGTTGCCAGCCTTTACCAG CTTTATTGAATGGACTCATGAAGTCCTTTCGTCTGCCACGGAAGATATAATACATCATTTCCGGTTACTTGGTGCAGTAGAATCCCTTGCTGCCATTTTCAAG ACTGGTACCCGGAAAGCGTTacttgatatagttcccgttgttTGGAATGACACATCCATCTTAATCAAGTCAACCCCTGCTGCTCGAAGTCCTTTACTTCGCAAAAATTTAGTCAAATTAACACAACGAGCGGGGCTCACTTGTTTACCTCATCGTCCAACAACCTGGCGCTATGTT GGTAAACACACTACACTTGGAGAGAATATATCACAAATTTCATCACGAACTGATTCAAGCAGTCATTTATCGAATTCTGGGGCACCCAATTCAGGCCATGATTACTTACTTCAAGAGGAAGAGATGGATGTTCCTGATATAATTGAAGAAATTATTGAGTTACTATTGTCTGGATTAAAAGATACG GATACTGTAGTTCGTTGGTCTGCTGCAAAAGGCATTGGGCGCATAACTTCACGTCTCACATATACTCTTGCAGAAGAAGTCCTATTATCTGTATTAGAACTCTTTTCACCTGGTGAG GGTGATGGATCATGGCATGGTGGATGTTTGGCATTGGCTGAGCTAGCACGTAGAGGATTGCTCTTGCCCATTAGCCTTCCTAAAGTTGTACCTGTTGTTATAAAG GCACTGCATTATGATGTACGCCGAGGTCCACATAGTGTCGGGTCTCATATTCGTGATGCTGCTGCTTATGTTTGTTGGGCATTTGGCCGTGCATATAATCACACTGATATGAAGGGTATTTTGGACCAGCTTGCACCACACCTTTTAATAATTGCATGCTATGATCGTGAG GTTAATTGTAGAAGAGCAGCTGCAGCTGCTTTTCAAGAAAATGTTGGGAGACAAGGAAATTATCCTCATGGAATCGACATTGTGAATACGGCTGATTATTTTGCACTTTCTTCGCGTGTAAATTCTTATCTTAATGTTGCCGTTATCATAGCCCAATATAATGGCTACCTTCATTTATTTATGGATGAACTTGTATCTAACAAGATCTGTCACTGG GAAAAAGGACTGAGAGAACTTGCATCAAATGCTTTATCTGTTCTTGTGAAATATGATCCAGAATATTCTGCAAATTTTTTGCTTGAGAAATTAATCCCGTGTACTCTCGCATCAGATTTATGCATGCGCCATGGTGCAACGTTAGCAGTTGGTGAGCTTGTATTAGCTCTTAATACATGTGGTTACACTCTTCCAATAG ATAAGCAGAAAGCTGTTGCTGGTGTGGTCCCCGCGATAGAGAAAGCGAGATTGTATCGTGGAAAAGGTGGAGAGATAATGCGTGCTGCAGTTTCACGGTTTATTGAGTGCATTTCTATTGTGAACATCACGttaacagaaaaaataaaaagaagtCTTCTTGAAACTCTTAATGAGAACTTAAGACATCCTAATGGTCAAATACAA AATGCTGCCAATCAAGCTTTTAAACATTTTGTGCCAATTTACTTTGCAAAGGCTGACGATAAACGGACTTATGATATTACTCTAAAATACCTTGAGCAGCTAACCGATGCGAATGTAGCTGTGAGAAGAGGATCTGCGTTGGCAATTGGGGTTTTGCCCTTTGAGTTTCTTGCCACAAGATGGAAAATGGTGCTTGAGAAGCTCTGCAAGTCATGCGCAATCGAG GATAACCCTGAAGATAGGGATGCAGAAGCACGGGTAAATGCTGTTAAAGGACTTCTGTTAGTGTGTGAAACACTAACTTCAAATACCGAATGTTCTGGATTACAACCAGATGAGTACACGTCACTTTATACTACAATAAAAACCGAAGTGATGCAAAGTTTGTTCAATGCTCTAGAAGATTACTCCGTTGATAACAGAGGTGATGTAGGGTCATGGGTTCGTACAGCTGCAATGAATAGCCTTGAGAACTGTACATACATTTTATGCAAGAGGGATAAATCAGTTGGAAATGAATCATCACTTTTTGATTCTGATATTGCAACCAATTTAGTTGGAGGCATTGTTAAACAAGCTGTAGAAAAGATGGACAGATTAAGAGACATAGCTGCAAAAGTTCTTCAAAGGATTTTATACAATGAAACTGTTTTTGTTCCTCAAATACCTTATAGGGAAAAACTACAAAAGCTTGTTCCTAAAGAAGGTGAATTGAAGTGGGGG GTGCCCAGTTGTTCGTTCCCTCGTTTTGTTAAGTTGCTTCAGTTTAGTTGTTACAGTAAATATGTTTTGTCTGGGTTAGTAATTTCCATTGGTGGATTAGAAGAGTCGTTGAAAAAGGTTGCGCTTGGTGCTTTGTTAGATTATCTTCAAGCTGTTAAAGTTAAAGATGCTACTGAAACAAACGCCAGAGTTTTCAGTTTATCAAATGACATCCTTTGGGTTCTTCAGAAGTACAAAAGACGTGACAGAGTCATAATTCCCACCTTGAAG ACACTGGAGATTCTCTTCAGCAAAAGAATCTTCTTAGACATGGAG GCTCAGACTCAAGTCTTTTGTACGGGCGTTATGGAGTCTCTCGCGATCGAGTTGAAAGGAACAAAGGATTTCTCAAAGTTATATGCTGGAATTGCAATACTTGGATACATAGCTTCAATTTCAGAAACAATCAATACCCAAGCTTTCTCTCATCTCCTGTCTTTCCTCTCCCATCGATATCCCAAG ATACGAAAAGCATGTGCTGAACAAGTATATCTAGTTCTTATCCAAAATGGAGATCTTGTAGCGGAGGAAAATTTAGAAACTGCACTTGAAATAGTGTCGGAATGTTGCTGGGAAGGTGATGTGGAGGAAGCAAAACGACAAAGGCTAAAACTGTGTAGTATAGCCAATTTAGACGCAGAACAACTTGTTATGCATACCAAACAGACATCTGCAAAAGCATTACAACAGAAGGCTAAAGCTGATGATGAAAATGAATCATACTCATCCTTAGTAGGATCTGCTGGATTTTGA